The following are encoded together in the Salvia hispanica cultivar TCC Black 2014 chromosome 6, UniMelb_Shisp_WGS_1.0, whole genome shotgun sequence genome:
- the LOC125196098 gene encoding uncharacterized protein LOC125196098 isoform X3, whose amino-acid sequence MLIYHTPTPPHGAAASLRRPSLALHCHLSNHQTAPQFATPLTLIDKSSLSVSAACSEAELLAAARLRVRTFYDFNEQTFRIEDHKRYLVESEYEALCERVSGKRKGFRKVSCINATLPISWMINVSKDLCAASKFSQNGEDRVVVGTLDLNQCVGLPNEIVGMKPQGIGSDFARAYISNVCVAEELHRNGLGYELIAESKRVAEDWGISDLYVHVAVNNEAAKNLYLKSGFTVESDEPAWQARFLDRPRRLLLWTGHTRCSSGR is encoded by the exons ATGTTGATCTACCACACTCCTACCCCTCCACACGGTGCCGCCGCCTCCCTCCGTCGCCCGTCCCTCGCTCTTCACTGCCACCTCTCCAACCACCAAACAGCACCTCAATTTGCAACTCCCCTCACCCTCATCGATAAATCGTCGCTCTCTGTTTCAGCAGCGTGCTCGGAAGCCGAGCTCTTAGCCGCTGCTCGCCTCCGCGTCCGCACCTTCTACGACTTCAACGAACAAACTTTCCGCATCGAA GATCATAAAAGGTACTTGGTTGAAAGTGAGTATGAAGCACTATGTGAACGTGTATCCGGAAAGAGAAAGGGATTTAGGAAAGTTTCTTGCATTAATGCTACATTGCCCATCTCATGGATGATCAATGTCTCCAAAGACTTGTGTGCTGCTTCTAAA TTTTCACAAAATGGAGAAGACAGAGTTGTTGTTGGGACACTGGATCTAAATCAGTGTGTCGGCCTTCCTAATGAAATAGTAGGAATGAAGCCTCAG GGGATTGGATCTGATTTTGCGAGGGCGTATATTAGCAACGTATGCGTGGCTGAAGAGTTGCATCGGAATGGGTTGGGCTATGAATTGATTGCAGAGTCTAAGAGGGTTGCGGAAGACTGGG GAATAAGTGACTTATACGTTCATGTGGCTGTGAATAATGAGGCAGCTAAAAATCTCTACTTGAAAAGTGGCTTCACTGTAGAGAGCGATGAACCAGCATGGCAAGCTAGGTTCTTGGATCGCCCCCGAAGGCTTCTTTTGTGGACAG GTCATACACGTTGCAGCAGCGGCCGTTAG
- the LOC125196098 gene encoding uncharacterized protein LOC125196098 isoform X5 — MLIYHTPTPPHGAAASLRRPSLALHCHLSNHQTAPQFATPLTLIDKSSLSVSAACSEAELLAAARLRVRTFYDFNEQTFRIEDHKRYLVESEYEALCERVSGKRKGFRKVSCINATLPISWMINVSKDLCAASKFSQNGEDRVVVGTLDLNQCVGLPNEIVGMKPQGIGSDFARAYISNVCVAEELHRNGLGYELIAESKRVAEDWGISDLYVHVAVNNEAAKNLYLKSGFTVESDEPAWQARFLDRPRRLLLWTE, encoded by the exons ATGTTGATCTACCACACTCCTACCCCTCCACACGGTGCCGCCGCCTCCCTCCGTCGCCCGTCCCTCGCTCTTCACTGCCACCTCTCCAACCACCAAACAGCACCTCAATTTGCAACTCCCCTCACCCTCATCGATAAATCGTCGCTCTCTGTTTCAGCAGCGTGCTCGGAAGCCGAGCTCTTAGCCGCTGCTCGCCTCCGCGTCCGCACCTTCTACGACTTCAACGAACAAACTTTCCGCATCGAA GATCATAAAAGGTACTTGGTTGAAAGTGAGTATGAAGCACTATGTGAACGTGTATCCGGAAAGAGAAAGGGATTTAGGAAAGTTTCTTGCATTAATGCTACATTGCCCATCTCATGGATGATCAATGTCTCCAAAGACTTGTGTGCTGCTTCTAAA TTTTCACAAAATGGAGAAGACAGAGTTGTTGTTGGGACACTGGATCTAAATCAGTGTGTCGGCCTTCCTAATGAAATAGTAGGAATGAAGCCTCAG GGGATTGGATCTGATTTTGCGAGGGCGTATATTAGCAACGTATGCGTGGCTGAAGAGTTGCATCGGAATGGGTTGGGCTATGAATTGATTGCAGAGTCTAAGAGGGTTGCGGAAGACTGGG GAATAAGTGACTTATACGTTCATGTGGCTGTGAATAATGAGGCAGCTAAAAATCTCTACTTGAAAAGTGGCTTCACTGTAGAGAGCGATGAACCAGCATGGCAAGCTAGGTTCTTGGATCGCCCCCGAAGGCTTCTTTTGTGGACAG AATAA
- the LOC125196098 gene encoding uncharacterized protein LOC125196098 isoform X1: MLIYHTPTPPHGAAASLRRPSLALHCHLSNHQTAPQFATPLTLIDKSSLSVSAACSEAELLAAARLRVRTFYDFNEQTFRIEDHKRYLVESEYEALCERVSGKRKGFRKVSCINATLPISWMINVSKDLCAASKFSQNGEDRVVVGTLDLNQCVGLPNEIVGMKPQGIGSDFARAYISNVCVAEELHRNGLGYELIAESKRVAEDWGISDLYVHVAVNNEAAKNLYLKSGFTVESDEPAWQARFLDRPRRLLLWTDGGFASLSGIFIELS; encoded by the exons ATGTTGATCTACCACACTCCTACCCCTCCACACGGTGCCGCCGCCTCCCTCCGTCGCCCGTCCCTCGCTCTTCACTGCCACCTCTCCAACCACCAAACAGCACCTCAATTTGCAACTCCCCTCACCCTCATCGATAAATCGTCGCTCTCTGTTTCAGCAGCGTGCTCGGAAGCCGAGCTCTTAGCCGCTGCTCGCCTCCGCGTCCGCACCTTCTACGACTTCAACGAACAAACTTTCCGCATCGAA GATCATAAAAGGTACTTGGTTGAAAGTGAGTATGAAGCACTATGTGAACGTGTATCCGGAAAGAGAAAGGGATTTAGGAAAGTTTCTTGCATTAATGCTACATTGCCCATCTCATGGATGATCAATGTCTCCAAAGACTTGTGTGCTGCTTCTAAA TTTTCACAAAATGGAGAAGACAGAGTTGTTGTTGGGACACTGGATCTAAATCAGTGTGTCGGCCTTCCTAATGAAATAGTAGGAATGAAGCCTCAG GGGATTGGATCTGATTTTGCGAGGGCGTATATTAGCAACGTATGCGTGGCTGAAGAGTTGCATCGGAATGGGTTGGGCTATGAATTGATTGCAGAGTCTAAGAGGGTTGCGGAAGACTGGG GAATAAGTGACTTATACGTTCATGTGGCTGTGAATAATGAGGCAGCTAAAAATCTCTACTTGAAAAGTGGCTTCACTGTAGAGAGCGATGAACCAGCATGGCAAGCTAGGTTCTTGGATCGCCCCCGAAGGCTTCTTTTGTGGACAG ACGGAGGCTTTGCATCGCTCTCTGGTATCTTTATTGAGCTGTCGTGA
- the LOC125196098 gene encoding uncharacterized protein LOC125196098 isoform X2, which translates to MLIYHTPTPPHGAAASLRRPSLALHCHLSNHQTAPQFATPLTLIDKSSLSVSAACSEAELLAAARLRVRTFYDFNEQTFRIEDHKRYLVESEYEALCERVSGKRKGFRKVSCINATLPISWMINVSKDLCAASKFSQNGEDRVVVGTLDLNQCVGLPNEIVGMKPQGIGSDFARAYISNVCVAEELHRNGLGYELIAESKRVAEDWGISDLYVHVAVNNEAAKNLYLKSGFTVESDEPAWQARFLDRPRRLLLWTGLHLWPEFLCISRS; encoded by the exons ATGTTGATCTACCACACTCCTACCCCTCCACACGGTGCCGCCGCCTCCCTCCGTCGCCCGTCCCTCGCTCTTCACTGCCACCTCTCCAACCACCAAACAGCACCTCAATTTGCAACTCCCCTCACCCTCATCGATAAATCGTCGCTCTCTGTTTCAGCAGCGTGCTCGGAAGCCGAGCTCTTAGCCGCTGCTCGCCTCCGCGTCCGCACCTTCTACGACTTCAACGAACAAACTTTCCGCATCGAA GATCATAAAAGGTACTTGGTTGAAAGTGAGTATGAAGCACTATGTGAACGTGTATCCGGAAAGAGAAAGGGATTTAGGAAAGTTTCTTGCATTAATGCTACATTGCCCATCTCATGGATGATCAATGTCTCCAAAGACTTGTGTGCTGCTTCTAAA TTTTCACAAAATGGAGAAGACAGAGTTGTTGTTGGGACACTGGATCTAAATCAGTGTGTCGGCCTTCCTAATGAAATAGTAGGAATGAAGCCTCAG GGGATTGGATCTGATTTTGCGAGGGCGTATATTAGCAACGTATGCGTGGCTGAAGAGTTGCATCGGAATGGGTTGGGCTATGAATTGATTGCAGAGTCTAAGAGGGTTGCGGAAGACTGGG GAATAAGTGACTTATACGTTCATGTGGCTGTGAATAATGAGGCAGCTAAAAATCTCTACTTGAAAAGTGGCTTCACTGTAGAGAGCGATGAACCAGCATGGCAAGCTAGGTTCTTGGATCGCCCCCGAAGGCTTCTTTTGTGGACAG GTCTGCACCTTTGGCCAGAATTTCTCTGCATTTCTCGAAGTTGA
- the LOC125196098 gene encoding uncharacterized protein LOC125196098 isoform X4: MLIYHTPTPPHGAAASLRRPSLALHCHLSNHQTAPQFATPLTLIDKSSLSVSAACSEAELLAAARLRVRTFYDFNEQTFRIEDHKRYLVESEYEALCERVSGKRKGFRKVSCINATLPISWMINVSKDLCAASKFSQNGEDRVVVGTLDLNQCVGLPNEIVGMKPQGIGSDFARAYISNVCVAEELHRNGLGYELIAESKRVAEDWGISDLYVHVAVNNEAAKNLYLKSGFTVESDEPAWQARFLDRPRRLLLWTEFLCISRS, translated from the exons ATGTTGATCTACCACACTCCTACCCCTCCACACGGTGCCGCCGCCTCCCTCCGTCGCCCGTCCCTCGCTCTTCACTGCCACCTCTCCAACCACCAAACAGCACCTCAATTTGCAACTCCCCTCACCCTCATCGATAAATCGTCGCTCTCTGTTTCAGCAGCGTGCTCGGAAGCCGAGCTCTTAGCCGCTGCTCGCCTCCGCGTCCGCACCTTCTACGACTTCAACGAACAAACTTTCCGCATCGAA GATCATAAAAGGTACTTGGTTGAAAGTGAGTATGAAGCACTATGTGAACGTGTATCCGGAAAGAGAAAGGGATTTAGGAAAGTTTCTTGCATTAATGCTACATTGCCCATCTCATGGATGATCAATGTCTCCAAAGACTTGTGTGCTGCTTCTAAA TTTTCACAAAATGGAGAAGACAGAGTTGTTGTTGGGACACTGGATCTAAATCAGTGTGTCGGCCTTCCTAATGAAATAGTAGGAATGAAGCCTCAG GGGATTGGATCTGATTTTGCGAGGGCGTATATTAGCAACGTATGCGTGGCTGAAGAGTTGCATCGGAATGGGTTGGGCTATGAATTGATTGCAGAGTCTAAGAGGGTTGCGGAAGACTGGG GAATAAGTGACTTATACGTTCATGTGGCTGTGAATAATGAGGCAGCTAAAAATCTCTACTTGAAAAGTGGCTTCACTGTAGAGAGCGATGAACCAGCATGGCAAGCTAGGTTCTTGGATCGCCCCCGAAGGCTTCTTTTGTGGACAG AATTTCTCTGCATTTCTCGAAGTTGA
- the LOC125196097 gene encoding VAN3-binding protein isoform X2, whose product MALAKMDSDCNPTLSLAHPETMDFLSHAWCDFAVQTLQPQTQDRSLVLHDSSIKIPESDAKPPSVKTNNSTKLDDGDSFLPPWKSNDVKSWIWMQQAMHPEVNYSSYFKRKWMSWKLAPFKQVPIKKWLKEMKQRRKEEQRLHKAEVHAAISVAGVAAALAALAAENSKHGERDESRAVASAAALVAAQCAKVAEAMGAKREQLSSVIGSAISGTTASEMVTLTAAAATSIKGADTLKARSPCKNRLSGSTPVLPLEDGDEADFNFEKCREILAKGADLNIEMEDGRYLLRSVAVILNNEGKVVLRMKKLNMLNAFTRQKESSVLDWHAELYKDSEGGDTETGYLVVLSTNKGMVKLDMMSDYERYRTWSMTINHMLMLSTSFTKYELQFYKS is encoded by the exons ATGGCCTTAGCAAAAATGGATTCAGACTGCAATCCAACACTCTCTCTAGCTCATCCGGAGACGATGGATTTCCTCTCCCACGCTTGGTGCGACTTTGCAGTTCAAACTCTGCAGCCTCAGACACAGGACCGATCACTCGTTCTTCACGACAGCTCAATAAAGATACCAGAGAGCGATGCAAAGCCTCCGTCTGTA AAGACCAACAACAGTACAAAGTTAGACGATGGAGACAGTTTCTTGCCTCCATGGAAATCCAACGACGTTAAG TCATGGATATGGATGCAACAAGCTATGCACCCAGAAGTTAATTATAGCAGTTACTTCAAAAGGAAATGG ATGTCATGGAAGCTCGCGCCATTTAAACAAGTCCCGATAAAGAAATGGCTGAAAGAGATGAAGCAGAGGCGGAAGGAGGAGCAGAGATTACACAAGGCAGAGGTCCACGCAGCGATATCAGTAGCAGGCGTTGCAGCTGCACTGGCTGCATTAGCAGCAGAGAACTCAAAACATGGTGAGAGAGACGAGTCTCGTGCTGTTGCTTCTGCAGCAGCCTTGGTTGCTGCACAGTGCGCTAAGGTGGCTGAGGCGATGGGAGCCAAGAGGGAGCAGCTGAGCAGTGTGATAGGCTCAGCTATCAGCGGCACAACTGCCAGCGAGATGGTCACACTAACGGCCGCTGCTGCAACGT CAATAAAAGGAGCTGACACTCTCAAAGCCAGATCACCGTGCAAGAATAGATTAAGTGGGAGTACACCTGTGCTACCACTCGAGGATGGTGATGAAGCTGATTTCAACTTCGAGAAATGCAGAGAAATTCTGGCCAAAGGTGCAGACCTCAATATTGAGATGGAAGACG GAAGGTATTTGCTGAGATCAGTGGCAGTGATCTTAAATAATGAAGGAAAG GTTGTTCTGAGGATGAAGAAGCTCAACATGCTAAACGCCTTTACAAGACAAAAAGAAA GTAGTGTGCTAGACTGGCATGCAGAGCTATATAAAGATTCAGAAGGTGGGGATACTGAAACCGGCTACCTGGTCGTGTTATCCACGAACAAGGGGATGGTGAAACTGGATATGATGAGTGATTATGAGCGCTACAGAACATGGTCTATGACTATAAATCACATGCTAATGCTCTCAACTTCATTTACCAAGTATGAGCTGCAATTCTACAAGAGTTGA
- the LOC125196097 gene encoding VAN3-binding protein isoform X1: MALAKMDSDCNPTLSLAHPETMDFLSHAWCDFAVQTLQPQTQDRSLVLHDSSIKIPESDAKPPSVKTNNSTKLDDGDSFLPPWKSNDVKSWIWMQQAMHPEVNYSSYFKRKWMSWKLAPFKQVPIKKWLKEMKQRRKEEQRLHKAEVHAAISVAGVAAALAALAAENSKHGERDESRAVASAAALVAAQCAKVAEAMGAKREQLSSVIGSAISGTTASEMVTLTAAAATSIKGADTLKARSPCKNRLSGSTPVLPLEDGDEADFNFEKCREILAKGADLNIEMEDVEAGRYLLRSVAVILNNEGKVVLRMKKLNMLNAFTRQKESSVLDWHAELYKDSEGGDTETGYLVVLSTNKGMVKLDMMSDYERYRTWSMTINHMLMLSTSFTKYELQFYKS; encoded by the exons ATGGCCTTAGCAAAAATGGATTCAGACTGCAATCCAACACTCTCTCTAGCTCATCCGGAGACGATGGATTTCCTCTCCCACGCTTGGTGCGACTTTGCAGTTCAAACTCTGCAGCCTCAGACACAGGACCGATCACTCGTTCTTCACGACAGCTCAATAAAGATACCAGAGAGCGATGCAAAGCCTCCGTCTGTA AAGACCAACAACAGTACAAAGTTAGACGATGGAGACAGTTTCTTGCCTCCATGGAAATCCAACGACGTTAAG TCATGGATATGGATGCAACAAGCTATGCACCCAGAAGTTAATTATAGCAGTTACTTCAAAAGGAAATGG ATGTCATGGAAGCTCGCGCCATTTAAACAAGTCCCGATAAAGAAATGGCTGAAAGAGATGAAGCAGAGGCGGAAGGAGGAGCAGAGATTACACAAGGCAGAGGTCCACGCAGCGATATCAGTAGCAGGCGTTGCAGCTGCACTGGCTGCATTAGCAGCAGAGAACTCAAAACATGGTGAGAGAGACGAGTCTCGTGCTGTTGCTTCTGCAGCAGCCTTGGTTGCTGCACAGTGCGCTAAGGTGGCTGAGGCGATGGGAGCCAAGAGGGAGCAGCTGAGCAGTGTGATAGGCTCAGCTATCAGCGGCACAACTGCCAGCGAGATGGTCACACTAACGGCCGCTGCTGCAACGT CAATAAAAGGAGCTGACACTCTCAAAGCCAGATCACCGTGCAAGAATAGATTAAGTGGGAGTACACCTGTGCTACCACTCGAGGATGGTGATGAAGCTGATTTCAACTTCGAGAAATGCAGAGAAATTCTGGCCAAAGGTGCAGACCTCAATATTGAGATGGAAGACG TTGAAGCAGGAAGGTATTTGCTGAGATCAGTGGCAGTGATCTTAAATAATGAAGGAAAG GTTGTTCTGAGGATGAAGAAGCTCAACATGCTAAACGCCTTTACAAGACAAAAAGAAA GTAGTGTGCTAGACTGGCATGCAGAGCTATATAAAGATTCAGAAGGTGGGGATACTGAAACCGGCTACCTGGTCGTGTTATCCACGAACAAGGGGATGGTGAAACTGGATATGATGAGTGATTATGAGCGCTACAGAACATGGTCTATGACTATAAATCACATGCTAATGCTCTCAACTTCATTTACCAAGTATGAGCTGCAATTCTACAAGAGTTGA
- the LOC125196801 gene encoding transcription factor IBH1-like 1 → MLLYVRKMKARSSLKQEFLEKWRKGLQIGSKSKEDSTILETKDAIKLSADVAIAATRNAGTRWRQALLCDVVSKNLTNKHVVEQILGYKLKNTAATTRLTTACTRRILRRGQNHRRRKRSRSRALRKLVPGGEEMDGVLLLQETLDYIVSLRAQVDVMRRLASIA, encoded by the exons ATGCTGCTATATGTTCGCAAGATGAAAGCGAG aTCATCACTGAAACAAGAATTCCTGGAAAAATGGAGAAAGGGTCTTCAAATAGGAAGTAAAAGCAAGGAAGATTCAACCATTCTAGAGACGAAAGACGCCATCAAATTATCAGCAGATGTGGCCATCGCCGCAACCAGAAACGCCGGCACCCGATGGCGACAGGCGCTGCTGTGCGACGTCGTTTCCAAAAACCTGACCAACAAACACGTCGTCGAGCAAATTTTAggttataaattgaaaaacacaGCGGCGACTACTAGGCTGACCACCGCATGCACCCGGAGAATTTTGAGACGTGGCCAAAATCATCGTCGTCGGAAGAGGAGCAGAAGCCGGGCGCTTCGGAAGCTTGTACCGGGTGGAGAAGAAATGGATGGGGTTTTGCTGCTTCAAGAAACGCTCGATTATATTGTCTCGCTACGAGCTCAGGTGGATGTCATGCGACGCCTTGCTAGCATCGCCTGA
- the LOC125192792 gene encoding uncharacterized protein LOC125192792, whose product MAKKLVTRWKKPAKRISKRRKLKSALKMIFNYMKSDDYMFAPLISPQSTPSPAPVSPGEVSMDKKLVEEYLKCDVYMYAPLVVDQGTTNPSSGTKDLVTTPIDVLRRRRIVVDHSLLQSERVKHVHHQD is encoded by the exons ATGGCGAAGAAACTCGTTACTCGCTGGAAGAAGCCAGCAAAACGAATCAGCAAAAGGAGGAAACTCAAATCGGCGTTGAAGATGATCTTCAACTATATGAAATCGGACGATTACATGTTTGCGCCGCTGATCAGCCCTCAATCCACTCCCTCACCTGCCCCTGTTTCTCCAG GTGAAGTCTCCATGGACAAGAAATTGGTTGAGGAGTATCTAAAATGCGATGTATACATGTATGCCCCCTTAGTTGTTGACCAGGGTACAACTAATCCTTCTTCAG GTACTAAAGACTTAGTAACGACCCCTATAGATGTCCTAAGGCGAAGACGGATTGTTGTTGATCATAGCCTGTTGCAATCGGAACGAGTTAAGCATGTACATCACCAAG ACTAG